The Terrirubrum flagellatum nucleotide sequence GTTAATTGATCTTGCCCGGACGAACGGTTTTGTCGCCGATTTAATCCGCAAATACGGCGTGCAAGGTCTGAGCGTCCCGGAAGCTTGATGGGCGTGTGACCGCCTGCAGCATTCAAAACGTGCGGAGCGAGGCCCGGGAGACAAGGCTGGGCTAGAACCTGTCGGCGCGACCTCCTGCTTGAACAACCTGACGTGCTAGCGATTTCGGCGAAGTCGGCTAGCCGCGCTTCGACACGGTGCGGACGAGATTGTCGCCCAAGGCTTTGCGAATTTCCCGAACCGACTGGGTCAGCGAATCCTCGGTGACATAGACGTTCGGCGAGACGACATCCATGACATCCGCTTTTGGAACGACCCTCCCGGAATTGCGGGCAAGGTGCAGCAGCAGCGCATGCGACTTCGGCCTGAGGAACGCGGATTCGTCTCCCCGGCGAAGAAGTCCCTCGCCAAGATCA carries:
- a CDS encoding winged helix-turn-helix domain-containing protein, producing MSSTRAEQICRFGGFTLDLGEGLLRRGDESAFLRPKSHALLLHLARNSGRVVPKADVMDVVSPNVYVTEDSLTQSVREIRKALGDNLVRTVSKRG